Proteins from a single region of Nomia melanderi isolate GNS246 chromosome 9, iyNomMela1, whole genome shotgun sequence:
- the nvy gene encoding CBFA2/RUNX1 partner transcriptional co-repressor nervy isoform X3, with product MKVEGGVATTTILHKVKVKEEAKECCGYQRSSSTSTATASVATASASSTNAATTVDDNNGNNTLNGSDDDATAATTASSSAADTVICHPAAAADAEPFPVDLDSKAKAKAGSQGASREECSREDGQPEVHSPSPQHQRSSAAVVPSGQQKQSNGPRSEYKGATGCSASSDNDSPLSSLTLKPEFEDGIGSGSGGGSGGGGGGGGSGGGSGGGGPAPANCRTEEQNDVPALSNGTAGTRCIAGVFAGHGMFKRLLGTLVQFATDISPDTGDTVRTLVLALLSGSMVAEEFHQALQEATNYRLRGFVLPYLKHTLPSLQRDLSNAARANNQSSAQFLRSNEAAVLEAVGLVSAGEPVEIFGEQAGNGLGSGNGNGGNQCSAHYGMRSNSNPGVGGIQHTSNATGGLHHYSGSAPHAPKRRASDTPYYENGVLFDDAPVYGKRLSNPWSHHHSQQHQQTSTEGSSPYCWYHPLHSSSGSMQGHGHRHGHGHGPSPVPPSLVQINQMNAFSGSHHLPQQPQQQQQQQQQQQQQQQQQQQQQQQQQQQQQQQQLSNAQMQNGSLDDEWKNIHVMLNCILGMVEKTKRALAILQTRGCSSPAAVPPLTSMSVGAQNGTGNSAAGNNPSSTNGTQVESSTGDREGSLQRLSGEIVAQTIKATEDKVAEVKRKAEEAVLEVKRAAVVEVQRAVAAAVAESRANERLRVHRLLDLPLSQRTHATVRQGAFLRIHGNPTAVDGNARAVATPTAASNSAPSTIEDEKDAHLQTISGSSCWNCGRPALETCGGCGIARYCGSFCQHRDWEAGGHHATCHNPPPREPSSSRSASRSPPRTASGTLPSNVHETDIAAPITVTAPSKGK from the exons ATGAAAGTGGAGGGTGGAGTGGCGACCACGACGATCCTCCACAAGGTCAAGGTGAAGGAAGAGGCGAAGGAATGCTGCGGTTATCAACGATCGTCGTCGACGTCAACGGCAACCGCGAGCGTCGCAACCGCGAGCGCTTCGAGCACGAACGCGGCGACTACCGTGGACGACAACAACGGCAACAACACTCTGAACGGCAGCGACGACGACGCGACGGCCGCGACCACGGCTTCATCCTCGGCCGCCGATACCGTCATCTGCCATCCGGCGGCGGCCGCTGACGCCGAGCCCTTCCCCGTCGATCTCGATTCGAAAGCCAAGGCAAAGG CCGGCTCCCAGGGAGCGAGCAGGGAGGAGTGTTCGCGGGAAGACGGCCAGCCGGAGGTGCATTCGCCCAGCCCCCAGCATCAAAGGAGTTCGGCGGCGGTGGTGCCGAGCGGTCAACAAAAGCAGAGCAATGGTCCACGGTCCGAATACAAAGGGGCAACCGGTTGCTCGGCATCCTCGGACAACGACAGTCCTTTATCCTCGCTCACCCTGAAGCCCGAATTCGAGGATGGAATTGGTTCTGGCAGCGGTGGCggtagcggcggcggcggcggcggcggcggcagtggcggcggcagtggcggcggcggcCCAGCTCCTGCCAACTGCAGAACGGAAGAGCAGAACGATGTTCCCGCGCTGTCGAATGGCACCGCCGGCACCAGATGCATCGCCGGTGTTTTCGCCGGTCACGGCATGTTCAAGAGGCTGCTGGGCACTCTCGTCCAATTCGCTACGGACATCTCTCCGGATACCGGTGACACCGTGCGAACCCTGGTGCTGGCGCTTCTG AGCGGGAGCATGGTCGCGGAGGAGTTCCATCAGGCGCTGCAGGAGGCCACCAACTATCGTCTCAGAGGTTTCGTGTTACCATACCTGAAGCACACTTTGCCTTCGTTGCAGAGGGATCTGAGCAATGCCGCCAGGGCGAATAATCAG AGTTCCGCGCAGTTCTTACGATCGAACGAGGCGGCGGTGTTGGAGGCTGTCGGCTTGGTATCGGCAGGGGAGCCGGTCGAGATCTTCGGAGAGCAGGCTGGTAACGGGTTGGGGAGCGGTAACGGAAACGGCGGCAATCAGTGCTCCGCTCATTACGGCATGCGGTCCAATTCTAATCCCGGTGTCGGTGGCATTCAGCACACGAGCAACGCCACGGGTGGTCTGCACCATTATTCCGGGAGCGCGCCGCACGCACCGAAACGTCGCGCATCCGATACTCC GTATTACGAGAACGGCGTTCTCTTCGACGACGCGCCGGTCTACGGGAAAAGATTGTCGAATCCGTGGAGTCACCATCACTCGCAGCAACACCAACAAACCTCCACCGAGGGTTCCTCCCCTTATTGCTGGTATCATCCGCTTCATTCGTCGAGCGGATCGATGCAAGGTCACGGACATCGTCACGGTCACGGTCACGGTCCCAGTCCGGTGCCGCCTAGTCTCGTGCAAATTAATCAGATGAACGCGTTCTCCGGATCGCACCATCTACCTCAACAGccgcaacaacagcagcagcagcagcagcagcagcaacagcagcaacagcagcaacagcagcagcaacaacagcaacaacaacagcagcagcaacaacaactgAGCAATGCTCAAATGCAAAACGGAAGTTTGGACGACGAATGGAAGAACATCCACGTAATGTTAAACTGCATTCTCGGAATGGTCGAAAAGACGAAAAGAGCGTTGGCCATTCTTCAGACGCGCGGTTGCTCGAGCCCGGCAGCGGTGCCTCCGTTGACGAGCATGTCGGTCGGGGCGCAAAACGGTACCGGAAACAGCGCCGCTGGCAACAATCCTTCGTCGACGAACGGTACCCAAGTCGAGTCGTCCACCGGCGATCGCGAGGGCAGCTTGCAGCGATTGTCCGGCGAGATCGTTGCCCAGACCATCAAGGCGACCGAAGACAAGGTCGCGGAGGTGAAAAGAAAGGCCG AGGAAGCCGTGCTGGAAGTGAAGAGGGCCGCGGTGGTCGAAGTCCAGCGGGCCGTGGCAGCGGCGGTGGCCGAGTCCAGGGCGAACGAACGCCTCCGGGTCCATCGATTGCTCGATCTGCCGTTGTCGCAGAGGACTCACGCGACGGTTCGTCAAGGAGCGTTCCTGCGAATTCACGGGAACCCGACCGCCGTGGACGGGAACGCGAGGGCGGTCGCGACGCCGACCGCCGCCTCGAACTCGGCGCCGTCGACCATCGAGGACGAGAAGGACGCGCATTTGCAGACCATCTCGGGATCC AGCTGTTGGAACTGCGGTAGACCCGCTTTGGAGACCTGCGGCGGCTGCGGAATCGCTCGATACTGCGGATCGTTCTGTCAACACCGGGACTGGGAGGCCGGAGGGCATCACGCGACCTGCCATAACCCACCGCCCCGAGAGCCCAGCAGCAGCAGGTCCGCGTCCCGTAGCCCGCCCAGAACCGCGTCCGGAACGCTTCCCTCGAACGTTCACGAAACGGATATCGCCGCGCCGATAACGGTCACCGCCCCGTCTAAAGGGAAGTGA
- the nvy gene encoding CBFA2/RUNX1 partner transcriptional co-repressor nervy isoform X2 gives MARSCFASMKVEGGVATTTILHKVKVKEEAKECCGYQRSSSTSTATASVATASASSTNAATTVDDNNGNNTLNGSDDDATAATTASSSAADTVICHPAAAADAEPFPVDLDSKAKAKAGSQGASREECSREDGQPEVHSPSPQHQRSSAAVVPSGQQKQSNGPRSEYKGATGCSASSDNDSPLSSLTLKPEFEDGIGSGSGGGSGGGGGGGGSGGGSGGGGPAPANCRTEEQNDVPALSNGTAGTRCIAGVFAGHGMFKRLLGTLVQFATDISPDTGDTVRTLVLALLSGSMVAEEFHQALQEATNYRLRGFVLPYLKHTLPSLQRDLSNAARANNQSSAQFLRSNEAAVLEAVGLVSAGEPVEIFGEQAGNGLGSGNGNGGNQCSAHYGMRSNSNPGVGGIQHTSNATGGLHHYSGSAPHAPKRRASDTPYYENGVLFDDAPVYGKRLSNPWSHHHSQQHQQTSTEGSSPYCWYHPLHSSSGSMQGHGHRHGHGHGPSPVPPSLVQINQMNAFSGSHHLPQQPQQQQQQQQQQQQQQQQQQQQQQQQQQQQQQQQLSNAQMQNGSLDDEWKNIHVMLNCILGMVEKTKRALAILQTRGCSSPAAVPPLTSMSVGAQNGTGNSAAGNNPSSTNGTQVESSTGDREGSLQRLSGEIVAQTIKATEDKVAEVKRKAEEAVLEVKRAAVVEVQRAVAAAVAESRANERLRVHRLLDLPLSQRTHATVRQGAFLRIHGNPTAVDGNARAVATPTAASNSAPSTIEDEKDAHLQTISGSSCWNCGRPALETCGGCGIARYCGSFCQHRDWEAGGHHATCHNPPPREPSSSRSASRSPPRTASGTLPSNVHETDIAAPITVTAPSKGK, from the exons ATG GCAAGAAGTTGCTTCGCGAGCATGAAAGTGGAGGGTGGAGTGGCGACCACGACGATCCTCCACAAGGTCAAGGTGAAGGAAGAGGCGAAGGAATGCTGCGGTTATCAACGATCGTCGTCGACGTCAACGGCAACCGCGAGCGTCGCAACCGCGAGCGCTTCGAGCACGAACGCGGCGACTACCGTGGACGACAACAACGGCAACAACACTCTGAACGGCAGCGACGACGACGCGACGGCCGCGACCACGGCTTCATCCTCGGCCGCCGATACCGTCATCTGCCATCCGGCGGCGGCCGCTGACGCCGAGCCCTTCCCCGTCGATCTCGATTCGAAAGCCAAGGCAAAGG CCGGCTCCCAGGGAGCGAGCAGGGAGGAGTGTTCGCGGGAAGACGGCCAGCCGGAGGTGCATTCGCCCAGCCCCCAGCATCAAAGGAGTTCGGCGGCGGTGGTGCCGAGCGGTCAACAAAAGCAGAGCAATGGTCCACGGTCCGAATACAAAGGGGCAACCGGTTGCTCGGCATCCTCGGACAACGACAGTCCTTTATCCTCGCTCACCCTGAAGCCCGAATTCGAGGATGGAATTGGTTCTGGCAGCGGTGGCggtagcggcggcggcggcggcggcggcggcagtggcggcggcagtggcggcggcggcCCAGCTCCTGCCAACTGCAGAACGGAAGAGCAGAACGATGTTCCCGCGCTGTCGAATGGCACCGCCGGCACCAGATGCATCGCCGGTGTTTTCGCCGGTCACGGCATGTTCAAGAGGCTGCTGGGCACTCTCGTCCAATTCGCTACGGACATCTCTCCGGATACCGGTGACACCGTGCGAACCCTGGTGCTGGCGCTTCTG AGCGGGAGCATGGTCGCGGAGGAGTTCCATCAGGCGCTGCAGGAGGCCACCAACTATCGTCTCAGAGGTTTCGTGTTACCATACCTGAAGCACACTTTGCCTTCGTTGCAGAGGGATCTGAGCAATGCCGCCAGGGCGAATAATCAG AGTTCCGCGCAGTTCTTACGATCGAACGAGGCGGCGGTGTTGGAGGCTGTCGGCTTGGTATCGGCAGGGGAGCCGGTCGAGATCTTCGGAGAGCAGGCTGGTAACGGGTTGGGGAGCGGTAACGGAAACGGCGGCAATCAGTGCTCCGCTCATTACGGCATGCGGTCCAATTCTAATCCCGGTGTCGGTGGCATTCAGCACACGAGCAACGCCACGGGTGGTCTGCACCATTATTCCGGGAGCGCGCCGCACGCACCGAAACGTCGCGCATCCGATACTCC GTATTACGAGAACGGCGTTCTCTTCGACGACGCGCCGGTCTACGGGAAAAGATTGTCGAATCCGTGGAGTCACCATCACTCGCAGCAACACCAACAAACCTCCACCGAGGGTTCCTCCCCTTATTGCTGGTATCATCCGCTTCATTCGTCGAGCGGATCGATGCAAGGTCACGGACATCGTCACGGTCACGGTCACGGTCCCAGTCCGGTGCCGCCTAGTCTCGTGCAAATTAATCAGATGAACGCGTTCTCCGGATCGCACCATCTACCTCAACAGccgcaacaacagcagcagcagcagcagcagcagcaacagcagcaacagcagcaacagcagcagcaacaacagcaacaacaacagcagcagcaacaacaactgAGCAATGCTCAAATGCAAAACGGAAGTTTGGACGACGAATGGAAGAACATCCACGTAATGTTAAACTGCATTCTCGGAATGGTCGAAAAGACGAAAAGAGCGTTGGCCATTCTTCAGACGCGCGGTTGCTCGAGCCCGGCAGCGGTGCCTCCGTTGACGAGCATGTCGGTCGGGGCGCAAAACGGTACCGGAAACAGCGCCGCTGGCAACAATCCTTCGTCGACGAACGGTACCCAAGTCGAGTCGTCCACCGGCGATCGCGAGGGCAGCTTGCAGCGATTGTCCGGCGAGATCGTTGCCCAGACCATCAAGGCGACCGAAGACAAGGTCGCGGAGGTGAAAAGAAAGGCCG AGGAAGCCGTGCTGGAAGTGAAGAGGGCCGCGGTGGTCGAAGTCCAGCGGGCCGTGGCAGCGGCGGTGGCCGAGTCCAGGGCGAACGAACGCCTCCGGGTCCATCGATTGCTCGATCTGCCGTTGTCGCAGAGGACTCACGCGACGGTTCGTCAAGGAGCGTTCCTGCGAATTCACGGGAACCCGACCGCCGTGGACGGGAACGCGAGGGCGGTCGCGACGCCGACCGCCGCCTCGAACTCGGCGCCGTCGACCATCGAGGACGAGAAGGACGCGCATTTGCAGACCATCTCGGGATCC AGCTGTTGGAACTGCGGTAGACCCGCTTTGGAGACCTGCGGCGGCTGCGGAATCGCTCGATACTGCGGATCGTTCTGTCAACACCGGGACTGGGAGGCCGGAGGGCATCACGCGACCTGCCATAACCCACCGCCCCGAGAGCCCAGCAGCAGCAGGTCCGCGTCCCGTAGCCCGCCCAGAACCGCGTCCGGAACGCTTCCCTCGAACGTTCACGAAACGGATATCGCCGCGCCGATAACGGTCACCGCCCCGTCTAAAGGGAAGTGA
- the LOC116432488 gene encoding kxDL motif-containing protein CG10681 isoform X2 has product MATAQGTPESDTGSFECFQNYTAPEVFIQGLAGIVDQQDVESMIRAQKQMLQRFEKTNEMLTNCNQLSVNRLKTAGMEFKKHTALLIEMKKDLDYIFKRIRVAKNKLSQQYPQAFNEAVRSSLAEEVIVEDVDCPVKPLEPEIVPLPTTPQNVTDRDPDSDGNQT; this is encoded by the exons ATGGCAACTGCACAAGGCACGCCGGAATCGGATACTGGGAGTTTCGAATGTTTCCAAAATTATACAGCACCAGAAGTGTTTATACAAGGTTTGGCCGGTATAGTCGATCAACAGGATGTAGAATCTATGATCAGGGCTCAGAAGCAAAT GTTGCAGAGGTTCGAAAAGACCAACGAGATGCTGACAAATTGTAATCAGTTGTCTGTAAATAGGCTAAAGACAGCTGGAATGGAATTTAAGAAGCATACGGCTCTGTTGATCGAAATGAAAAAGGATTtggattatatttttaaaaggaTCCGAGTGGCAAAGAACAAATTGAGCCAACAATATCCTCAAGCATTCAACG AGGCTGTAAGAAGCAGCTTGGCGGAAGAAGTAATCGTCGAGGATGTAGATTGTCCTGTGAAACCATTGGAACCTGAAATCGTTCCATTACCAACCACACCTCAAAATGTTACTGATCGAGATCCAGATTCTGATGGTAACCAAACTTGA
- the LOC116432488 gene encoding kxDL motif-containing protein CG10681 isoform X1, with translation MATAQGTPESDTGSFECFQNYTAPEVFIQGLAGIVDQQDVESMIRAQKQMLQRFEKTNEMLTNCNQLSVNRLKTAGMEFKKHTALLIEMKKDLDYIFKRIRVAKNKLSQQYPQAFNEAVRSSLAEEVIVEDVDCPVKPLEPEIVPLPTTPQNVTDRDPDSDVKLFSSLFDQSTW, from the exons ATGGCAACTGCACAAGGCACGCCGGAATCGGATACTGGGAGTTTCGAATGTTTCCAAAATTATACAGCACCAGAAGTGTTTATACAAGGTTTGGCCGGTATAGTCGATCAACAGGATGTAGAATCTATGATCAGGGCTCAGAAGCAAAT GTTGCAGAGGTTCGAAAAGACCAACGAGATGCTGACAAATTGTAATCAGTTGTCTGTAAATAGGCTAAAGACAGCTGGAATGGAATTTAAGAAGCATACGGCTCTGTTGATCGAAATGAAAAAGGATTtggattatatttttaaaaggaTCCGAGTGGCAAAGAACAAATTGAGCCAACAATATCCTCAAGCATTCAACG AGGCTGTAAGAAGCAGCTTGGCGGAAGAAGTAATCGTCGAGGATGTAGATTGTCCTGTGAAACCATTGGAACCTGAAATCGTTCCATTACCAACCACACCTCAAAATGTTACTGATCGAGATCCAGATTCTGATG TAAAGCTCTTCTCCTCCTTGTTTGACCAAAGTACCTGGTGA
- the LOC116432479 gene encoding nucleolar protein 9, which translates to MDNERGKKRKKKRSQMQMAKKFARRRNHGTDIDSETYQYMVRILELMRGEFPTFEEKLIFVNNVYEQTVGREIEFAQNQIGSRILDSLLNYANLTTIQRLVDAFGSSLRPLSSDRFASHVLQKIITVCADRGNNDSSKEPSSDQAADPAVQVTESEVKLYNDIVLRLSKYLVNNIEEFVFDTYANHLLRTVVECLGGLIDKIENNDKRRTTKYGSRRVVVQEYKDLLLQACNRLQQWPQFLEFGQDELTSGLVQSILYSLKDTYPEMLEKYIKKITNECFKAEGDRRLSQIFDAECSSRLLEACLAVADPKTFSTIYEQYFRNNLKELSLTENANFSVQRLLDRCARKEDFEKIFEEVSECLPEILGKGYNGVVTSMANACLRIQAKQGAFVAALLKALGCETNEKQQKIVLCIATLKTWKQLDDYSQGQDNSRLSINLHGSLIVQAILMFNKPIKIVNSLLEMNGEDLFNLFSDPKGSRIVDAFIDSKYIGEKSREKLARKLKGYWPQLASGTHGSRCLEKIWQWANVNQRTVIMEELKAIGESLRSTKSGQIVSNKLNLSLYARNKNDWTEALGKKEKTRALFADILAGAAGTNK; encoded by the coding sequence ATGGACAATGAAAGGggtaaaaagagaaagaagaaacgatCTCAAATGCAGATGGCGAAGAAGTTTGCCAGACGGAGGAATCATGGTACCGACATCGACTCCGAGACTTACCAGTACATGGTGCGAATTTTGGAGTTGATGAGAGGCGAATTTCCGACTTTCGAggagaaattgatattcgtgaACAATGTATACGAGCAGACTGTCGGCCGCGAGATCGAGTTCGCTCAGAACCAAATTGGATCCAGGATACTGGACTCGCTTTTGAATTATGCGAATTTAACAACGATTCAGAGGTTAGTGGACGCTTTTGGTTCTTCCTTGCGACCCCTCAGCAGCGACAGGTTCGCCAGTCACGTCCTTCAGAAGATTATAACGGTTTGCGCCGACAGAGGAAACAACGATTCAAGCAAGGAACCGTCCTCCGATCAAGCCGCAGATCCTGCCGTACAGGTGACAGAATCCGAAGTAAAACTGTACAACGACATTGTACTTAGATTGAGTAAATACCTCGTAAATAACATAGAAGAATTCGTATTCGATACGTACGCGAATCATTTGTTGCGAACCGTCGTGGAATGTCTAGGTGGATTAATCGACAAGATTGAAAACAACGACAAAAGAAGGACGACCAAGTATGGCTCCAGAAGGGTGGTAGTACAAGAGTACAAGGATTTGCTGTTACAAGCTTGTAACAGACTGCAACAGTGGCCACAGTTTCTAGAGTTTGGCCAAGACGAACTGACGTCTGGATTGGTTCAAAGTATCTTATATTCTTTGAAAGACACATACCCAGAGATGCTCGAGAAGTACATTAAAAAGATTACAAACGAATGCTTTAAAGCCGAGGGAGATCGACGGCTATCCCAGATTTTCGACGCGGAATGTTCTTCCAGACTGTTGGAGGCTTGTTTAGCCGTAGCGGATCCGAAAACGTTTAGTACAATCTACGAACAATATTTCCGTAACAATCTGAAGGAGTTGTCTTTGACGGAGAACGCAAACTTCAGCGTACAACGATTACTAGACCGTTGCGCCAGAAAGGAAGACTTCGAGAAAATATTCGAGGAAGTATCCGAGTGTCTTCCCGAAATTCTCGGCAAGGGTTACAACGGCGTTGTAACCAGCATGGCGAATGCGTGCTTAAGGATACAAGCGAAACAGGGCGCGTTCGTTGCCGCCCTCTTGAAAGCGCTCGGTTGCGAAACGAACGAGAAACAGCAGAAAATTGTACTGTGCATAGCAACTCTAAAGACATGGAAGCAGCTGGATGATTATTCCCAGGGACAAGATAACTCGAGGCTTTCTATCAATTTACACGGCAGCTTGATCGTGCAAGCTATTCTTATGTTCAATAAGCCGATCAAAATCGTCAACTCGTTGCTGGAAATGAACGGCGAGGATCTGTTCAATTTGTTCAGCGATCCAAAAGGCAGTCGCATCGTGGACGCTTTCATCGACAGCAAATACATCGGCGAGAAAAGCAGGGAGAAGCTTGCAAGGAAGTTGAAAGGATATTGGCCGCAATTGGCTTCCGGCACGCACGGTTCCAGGTGCTTGGAAAAGATATGGCAGTGGGCGAACGTGAATCAGAGGACTGTAATCATGGAGGAATTAAAAGCGATCGGGGAATCTTTGCGTTCCACGAAATCCGGGCAAATCGTCTCGAATAAACTGAACCTCTCTCTGTACGCGAGGAATAAGAACGACTGGACGGAGGCGTTGGGCAAGAAAGAAAAGACCAGAGCTCTTTTCGCGGACATTCTGGCGGGAGCGGCaggaacaaataaataa
- the nvy gene encoding CBFA2/RUNX1 partner transcriptional co-repressor nervy isoform X1, whose amino-acid sequence METGVDRIVRDSRKARSCFASMKVEGGVATTTILHKVKVKEEAKECCGYQRSSSTSTATASVATASASSTNAATTVDDNNGNNTLNGSDDDATAATTASSSAADTVICHPAAAADAEPFPVDLDSKAKAKAGSQGASREECSREDGQPEVHSPSPQHQRSSAAVVPSGQQKQSNGPRSEYKGATGCSASSDNDSPLSSLTLKPEFEDGIGSGSGGGSGGGGGGGGSGGGSGGGGPAPANCRTEEQNDVPALSNGTAGTRCIAGVFAGHGMFKRLLGTLVQFATDISPDTGDTVRTLVLALLSGSMVAEEFHQALQEATNYRLRGFVLPYLKHTLPSLQRDLSNAARANNQSSAQFLRSNEAAVLEAVGLVSAGEPVEIFGEQAGNGLGSGNGNGGNQCSAHYGMRSNSNPGVGGIQHTSNATGGLHHYSGSAPHAPKRRASDTPYYENGVLFDDAPVYGKRLSNPWSHHHSQQHQQTSTEGSSPYCWYHPLHSSSGSMQGHGHRHGHGHGPSPVPPSLVQINQMNAFSGSHHLPQQPQQQQQQQQQQQQQQQQQQQQQQQQQQQQQQQQLSNAQMQNGSLDDEWKNIHVMLNCILGMVEKTKRALAILQTRGCSSPAAVPPLTSMSVGAQNGTGNSAAGNNPSSTNGTQVESSTGDREGSLQRLSGEIVAQTIKATEDKVAEVKRKAEEAVLEVKRAAVVEVQRAVAAAVAESRANERLRVHRLLDLPLSQRTHATVRQGAFLRIHGNPTAVDGNARAVATPTAASNSAPSTIEDEKDAHLQTISGSSCWNCGRPALETCGGCGIARYCGSFCQHRDWEAGGHHATCHNPPPREPSSSRSASRSPPRTASGTLPSNVHETDIAAPITVTAPSKGK is encoded by the exons ATGGAAACGGGAGTCGATCGGATCGTTCGCGATTCACGAAAG GCAAGAAGTTGCTTCGCGAGCATGAAAGTGGAGGGTGGAGTGGCGACCACGACGATCCTCCACAAGGTCAAGGTGAAGGAAGAGGCGAAGGAATGCTGCGGTTATCAACGATCGTCGTCGACGTCAACGGCAACCGCGAGCGTCGCAACCGCGAGCGCTTCGAGCACGAACGCGGCGACTACCGTGGACGACAACAACGGCAACAACACTCTGAACGGCAGCGACGACGACGCGACGGCCGCGACCACGGCTTCATCCTCGGCCGCCGATACCGTCATCTGCCATCCGGCGGCGGCCGCTGACGCCGAGCCCTTCCCCGTCGATCTCGATTCGAAAGCCAAGGCAAAGG CCGGCTCCCAGGGAGCGAGCAGGGAGGAGTGTTCGCGGGAAGACGGCCAGCCGGAGGTGCATTCGCCCAGCCCCCAGCATCAAAGGAGTTCGGCGGCGGTGGTGCCGAGCGGTCAACAAAAGCAGAGCAATGGTCCACGGTCCGAATACAAAGGGGCAACCGGTTGCTCGGCATCCTCGGACAACGACAGTCCTTTATCCTCGCTCACCCTGAAGCCCGAATTCGAGGATGGAATTGGTTCTGGCAGCGGTGGCggtagcggcggcggcggcggcggcggcggcagtggcggcggcagtggcggcggcggcCCAGCTCCTGCCAACTGCAGAACGGAAGAGCAGAACGATGTTCCCGCGCTGTCGAATGGCACCGCCGGCACCAGATGCATCGCCGGTGTTTTCGCCGGTCACGGCATGTTCAAGAGGCTGCTGGGCACTCTCGTCCAATTCGCTACGGACATCTCTCCGGATACCGGTGACACCGTGCGAACCCTGGTGCTGGCGCTTCTG AGCGGGAGCATGGTCGCGGAGGAGTTCCATCAGGCGCTGCAGGAGGCCACCAACTATCGTCTCAGAGGTTTCGTGTTACCATACCTGAAGCACACTTTGCCTTCGTTGCAGAGGGATCTGAGCAATGCCGCCAGGGCGAATAATCAG AGTTCCGCGCAGTTCTTACGATCGAACGAGGCGGCGGTGTTGGAGGCTGTCGGCTTGGTATCGGCAGGGGAGCCGGTCGAGATCTTCGGAGAGCAGGCTGGTAACGGGTTGGGGAGCGGTAACGGAAACGGCGGCAATCAGTGCTCCGCTCATTACGGCATGCGGTCCAATTCTAATCCCGGTGTCGGTGGCATTCAGCACACGAGCAACGCCACGGGTGGTCTGCACCATTATTCCGGGAGCGCGCCGCACGCACCGAAACGTCGCGCATCCGATACTCC GTATTACGAGAACGGCGTTCTCTTCGACGACGCGCCGGTCTACGGGAAAAGATTGTCGAATCCGTGGAGTCACCATCACTCGCAGCAACACCAACAAACCTCCACCGAGGGTTCCTCCCCTTATTGCTGGTATCATCCGCTTCATTCGTCGAGCGGATCGATGCAAGGTCACGGACATCGTCACGGTCACGGTCACGGTCCCAGTCCGGTGCCGCCTAGTCTCGTGCAAATTAATCAGATGAACGCGTTCTCCGGATCGCACCATCTACCTCAACAGccgcaacaacagcagcagcagcagcagcagcagcaacagcagcaacagcagcaacagcagcagcaacaacagcaacaacaacagcagcagcaacaacaactgAGCAATGCTCAAATGCAAAACGGAAGTTTGGACGACGAATGGAAGAACATCCACGTAATGTTAAACTGCATTCTCGGAATGGTCGAAAAGACGAAAAGAGCGTTGGCCATTCTTCAGACGCGCGGTTGCTCGAGCCCGGCAGCGGTGCCTCCGTTGACGAGCATGTCGGTCGGGGCGCAAAACGGTACCGGAAACAGCGCCGCTGGCAACAATCCTTCGTCGACGAACGGTACCCAAGTCGAGTCGTCCACCGGCGATCGCGAGGGCAGCTTGCAGCGATTGTCCGGCGAGATCGTTGCCCAGACCATCAAGGCGACCGAAGACAAGGTCGCGGAGGTGAAAAGAAAGGCCG AGGAAGCCGTGCTGGAAGTGAAGAGGGCCGCGGTGGTCGAAGTCCAGCGGGCCGTGGCAGCGGCGGTGGCCGAGTCCAGGGCGAACGAACGCCTCCGGGTCCATCGATTGCTCGATCTGCCGTTGTCGCAGAGGACTCACGCGACGGTTCGTCAAGGAGCGTTCCTGCGAATTCACGGGAACCCGACCGCCGTGGACGGGAACGCGAGGGCGGTCGCGACGCCGACCGCCGCCTCGAACTCGGCGCCGTCGACCATCGAGGACGAGAAGGACGCGCATTTGCAGACCATCTCGGGATCC AGCTGTTGGAACTGCGGTAGACCCGCTTTGGAGACCTGCGGCGGCTGCGGAATCGCTCGATACTGCGGATCGTTCTGTCAACACCGGGACTGGGAGGCCGGAGGGCATCACGCGACCTGCCATAACCCACCGCCCCGAGAGCCCAGCAGCAGCAGGTCCGCGTCCCGTAGCCCGCCCAGAACCGCGTCCGGAACGCTTCCCTCGAACGTTCACGAAACGGATATCGCCGCGCCGATAACGGTCACCGCCCCGTCTAAAGGGAAGTGA